A region of the Myxococcales bacterium genome:
GAAGAAGTCCGCCAGCACCCCTTCCTCCTCGCTTGCGTTTTGATCCATTAAGAGCGCGACGTAGCGCCCACGGGCCAGCGCACGGAATAGTCCGAGCGAAGCACCCCCCATGCTGATCGTTTCGAGCCCGGCCCGTTGACGCCAATCCGTGACGATCTTGTCGAGATGCGGGTTTTTGAATCCATGTTGCACCGCGCTCACGGGAAGCCCTTGATGCGCGAGTGCCGCGGCGCAGAACTCCCACGAGCCAAAATGGGCCGTGACGATCAAGGCGCCGGGCTGGCCCGAGCGCTCTTGTGCCAGCGCGAGATTCTTGCGGCCCTCGATCGAAACCAGGTCGAACAACGCGCCGGTCTTGTCTGCGTGCATCAGGCAAACTTCGGCGAAGCTACGCCCGAGGTTTGCGAAGCTCTCGAGCAAGATCCGATCGCGGGTCTCGCCGCTCTTGTCCGGAAAGGCAAGCGCCAGGTTGATCCGCGCGATCGCAATCCTCGGGCCGCCAAGGCGCGCATAGAAAGAAGCCAGGGCGGCGCACGACTCGCGCGCGACTCTCGGCGGCAGGTTGCCGATTCCGATCAAGAGTGCGCGAAGCGCGACCCCGAGCGCACGATCGAAAAACTCGCGCATGAACCGCGCTCCCTGCTGGTACCGAGGGGAATGGACGGAACTACGGCACCCAGTATGGTCAACGTTCTTGGGGATTGCGAAGTCGGGTGATCCGAATTCCCCCCCAGTCGAGCACACCGGCGATCGGCTTCGACTTTCTCACTGTCAATCGCACGCTGTCGATCGGAAAGCTTTCAAACAGCGCATCCGCGATTCGCTCGCCCAGTGCTTCGACGAGCTGATGATCTGGACCGCCCACGACCTTGGCCACCACTTCGTAAATTTCTCCGTAGTCGATGGTTTTTGTGAGATCGTCCGTGCGGCCGGCGCCGCTGAGATCGAAGCCGAGTTCGAGATCCAGTCGTACCGGCCGGCGCATCTTCCGTTCTGCCTCGGTCACGCCGAGCGAGCATGGAATCTCGATGCCCTCGAGGAGAATGATGTCGCCTGCGCGACCGGTCTGGTGTGCGGACATGGTTTCGATCCTCAAGAAGATCATCGAGCGTGCTAGTCGAGCATGCTCTGTAGTTCGCGAATCAGTGTTTCTCGCATCGCGCTCGGTTCGATGATGCGTTCGAGCGAACCCACATCTCGGGCGCGCTCAACGCTGTGGATTTCGTCAAATTCGGCGGCGATCGCGGCTTGCTTCTCCAGGGTGACGTCCGCAATCATCGCATTGAGCGCCTCGCGGGCCTGCTGGGTCCCATCGCGCCGCAGCACACGCTCGCAACGCACGACGCGCTCGTCCGCGAGGGTACGCACTCGAACATCGCGCGCGAACACCACCTTGGCCGCGGGTCCCCCGCCGATCACCGACGCATAGGATCCAGAGAGTGCGAACGCGCGCAGCGAATCGTTGAGCTCCTGAGAGAAAACCACGTAGGCGCCACCGTGGTAGCGCGAGATGACCTGGAAGAGGATTGGGCCCTCGAAATTGACGACCGCGCTCGCGATTTCGGCGCCGTATTCGAGTTGTAGTTTGCGCAGCGATTCGGGAGAGCCATCGAAACCCGAC
Encoded here:
- the folB gene encoding dihydroneopterin aldolase; the protein is MSAHQTGRAGDIILLEGIEIPCSLGVTEAERKMRRPVRLDLELGFDLSGAGRTDDLTKTIDYGEIYEVVAKVVGGPDHQLVEALGERIADALFESFPIDSVRLTVRKSKPIAGVLDWGGIRITRLRNPQER